The DNA region CGGTTGGCGGCCAGCTTCGCCATCGCCTGCAAGCCGTCCTCGGCAGTGGTCACCTCATAGCCGTTGTATTGCAGGGAGCGCTGCAAGGAGTCGCGTACGGCTTGATCATCGTCGACGACCAGGATCTGCATGCGGACAGCGTAGTCGTCACTCGCTGTTCGCTCCGCGCTCCCTTGCCCTCTGGGGATCTGCTCGATCTTGTCGGCGTTGCTCGATCTGCAGATAGTGCGAGACCGACAAACCCGAGCAGATCTATGGGGCGGGGCGGCTGATGGCCGACAGCAGGGTGCTGAGCAGTCGGGGGTCGGCGCGTTGGGACTCGAACAAGCGCAGAGTCTGCAGATGGGTGTGGGTTGCCACGAACAGCTCGACCGCGGCAGCGAGCGGCACGGTCAGCTCGAGCCGGGCATGGTCGAGTGCGTCGGTGATCAGTCCGGCGATCTGGGTGCTGCAGGTGTCGACGAAGCTCAGGTACGCGGCACGCAACTCGGGATCCCGGGCGGCGTGCAGCATCAGCGCCCGGTCGGTGATCACGTCCTGTTGATCGGTCGCCAGGGCGCCTCGGGACCCGGTCATCGCCGATAGTGCGATCTCCATCAGCTCCTCCGGATCGAGATCACCGGCCGCCTTCATGGTCTCGATCGCGCTCTGGGCGGCAGCGAACTGCAGGTCGATGCCCTGCTGGATGAGTGCGAGCACCAGGTCGGAGCGGCTGGAAAAGTTGGAGTAGAAGGCGCCCCGGGTGAAGCCCGCCGCCTCGCAGATCTCCTCCACGCTCGCCCCCTCTACGCCTTGCTCGGCGAAGACCGTCCGGGCGGCGGTCAGCAGCCGCTCGCGGGTCTGTGCCCGACGCGCGGTGAGGGGCGGTCCGATGGCGAGGTCGCTGCTCACGGTGATCCAGCTCTCGAGGTCTTGGAGGTCGTCTGGATACAGTACTGTATCCGATACACAGTTGTATCAGATTTTGATTCGTGCCGAAACAGCTCGATCTCCGAGAGGTGGTGTCACCGCTGTCCACGTACCTTTACGCGCTCGGTCGCGCCGCCTACCGGCACCGCAAGCGCGTGCTGCTGCTCTGGCTGGCGGTGTTCCTCCTCGCCGTGGGCGCGGCGGCCGGCATCGGCGACAAATTCGACGAGAACTTCTCCGTGCCCGGCACGGAGTCCCAGCTGGCGCTCGACTCGTTGAATCGCACCTTCCCGCAGGCCGGCGGCACCACCGCTCAGGTCGTCGTCGTGGTGCCCGAAGGTGAGAGCGTCCGGAGCGCTGAAGTACGCAAGCAGATCGAAGCCGGTGCCAAGGAGATCGAGAAGGTCGAGCACGTCGACTCGGTGATGTCGCCGTTCGACAAGTACGCGAAGGGCGTCATCTCCGATGACAAGCGTGCGGCGATCATCACCGTCCAGCTGGAGCTGGTGGACGGCGCGGTCGCCGATGCCACGTTCGACGGACTGGACGACGCCACGAAGGCGATCGAGGCCGACATCCCCGGTTCGCAGGTGTCCCCGGGCGGTGCGGCGTACGGCAACAACCCGCCCAGCTTCTCCATCGTCGAAGCGCTCGGCGTGATCATCGCGCTGGTGGTGCTCTGGCTGACTCTCGGTTCGCTGCGAGCCGCCGGGATGCCCTTGCTGACCGCGGTCCTGGGCGTGATGATCACCGTGCTGCTGATCGTCGCGGTCACCGGACTCACCATCGTCTCGGCCACCACCCCGATGCTGGCGGTGATGTTGGGCCTGGCTGTCGGCATCGACTACGCACTGTTCATCACCTCGCGGCACCGTGATCAGTTGGCCGCCGGGATGGAACCAGAGGAGTCGGTGGCCGAGGCGGTAGCGACCGCCGGCTCGGCCGTGGTCTTCGCCGGCCTGACCGTGATGATCGCCCTGTCGGGTCTGGCCGTGGCCGGGATTCCGTTCCTCACCACGATGGGGGTCGCAGCAGCTGCCGGCGTCGGCATCGCGGTGGTCATCGCCTTGACCTTGTTGCCCGCGCTGCTGGGTCTTGCCGGCGAGCGGCTGCGGCCGAAACCCAAGAAGGACAAGAAGCCCAAGGGAGCCGAGCAGTCTGCGGTGTCCGGGACGGAGCCGGACCGACCTAGGAAATCCCGTACGCCGCTGGGCCGGCTGTGGGTGCGGGCGGTGACGAAGGTGCCGCTGCTCACCGTCGCCCTGGTCATCTTGTTGCTCGGCGCGATGGCGTACCCGGCCAAGGACCTGCGGATCGCGCTGCCCAGCAATGGCATGGCCGATCCGGGTACGCCGGCCCGGGTCACCTATGACCTGATCGACGAGCATTTCGGCGTCGGCTACAACGGACCTCTGATCGTCAGCGCCACCATCGTCGGCTCCGATGATCCGCTGGGCGTGATGGACGGTATTGCCGACGAGCTACGGGACCTGCCGGGCGTCGCGAGCGTGCCTCTGTCGACCCCTAATGAGAACGCCGAGGTCGGCATCGTGCAGGTGATCCCGACGGGGGCGCCGGACTCCGATGAGACCAAGGATCTGGTGCTGCGGATCCGGTCCATGCATGACCACTTCCTCGAGAAGTACGACGTACCGGTCTATGTCACCGGCTTCACCGCCGTCGCCATTGACGTGTCCGACCGACTCGGTCAGGCGCTGCTGCCCTTCGGCCTACTGGTGGTCGGGCTGTCGATCATCTTGCTGATGATGGTGTTCCGCTCGATCGCGGTGCCGATCAAGGCGACCATCGGCTATCTGCTGAGCGTGCTCGCGGCGTTCGGGGCGACGGCGATGGTCTTCGAGTACGGCTCGTTGGGGGCCGTGTTCAACGTGCACCAGACCGGCCCGGTGATCAGCTTCTTGCCGATCCTGCTGATGGGCATCCTCTTCGGCTTGGCCATGGACTACGAGGTGTTCCTGGTGTCACGGATGCGCGAGGAGTATGTGCATGCCGTTGCCAGGGCCGGCTCGAAGGAACTGGTCGAGCCCAAGCAGACGATCGAGGACGGCTTCAACGCCTCTGTCCGCGTGGTCGTCGCGGCCGCAGTGATCATGTTCGCGGTCTTCGCCGCCTTCGTGCCCGAGGGCGAAGGTCCGATCAAGACGATCTCGTTCGGGCTGGCCGTGGGCGTGTTCGTCGACGCGTTCATCGTCCGGATGACCTTTGTGCCGGCGGTGATGAAGCTGCTGGGTCACCGGGCTTGGTGGCTGCCGGCCTGGATCGACAAGCGTCTGCCGTCCTTCGACGTGGAGGGGGAGGGCCTGGCCCACCAGCTGTCGCTGCGAGACTGGCCGGTGCCCGGCGATGATCACGTGGTCTATGCCGACGGACTGCGGGTAGCCGGCACCGACGGCGAGCTGGGGATGGCGTTGCGACCCGGCGAGGTCGTGGTGATCGACGGACAGGCCGGCAGCGGGAAGACCGCGCTGCTGCTGACCCTGGCCGGCCGAATGAAGCTGGCGACCGGGCGGCTCAAGGTCGCCGGCCTGGTGCTACCGGAGCAGAGTGCCTTGGCCCGCGGTCGTACGGCGGTGATCGATTGCACCCGGATCGAGCCGTCGCACCAGACCCGGCGTGGGCCCCGCGGTGGATTGCGGGCCGAGATCGCCGCCATCCAACAGGCCGATCCGGCCGTGATCTTCGTCGATCATGCCGACGTCCTCCGTGACGTCGATGATCGGGCGGCACTGGCCAGCTTGGTGGAGGAGACCGCCGGTTCCGCTCATGGACTGGTGATCGTGGCCCGCGACCGAGCGTTGGTCGATGACCTGATCGGGGTCCCGTACCGGCATCTCACCCTGGGCTCGATGCCGGACCTGGCCGACAGCCTGCGGCTTCGAGCAGTGCGCAGCGACTGATCGACGACGTGGTTGACGAGAAGAGTTGACGAGGAATAGCGACGGATATGTGGAAGCTCGAACGCGCGCGTGATCCCAAGATCACCTGGCTGTCCCTGGTCGGGTTGATCCTGGTGCCGCTGCTGGTCTCGGGTGGGTTCTTGTGGGCGACCTGGAACTCCGACGACCGGCTCGACCTGGTGCAGGCCGCCATCGTCAACAACGACGAGGGGGTCACCCTGAACGACCAGTTCGTGCCGCTCGGCCGACAGCTTGCGGGGGGTCTGGTCAACGGGGAGGACGACGTTGCGAACTTCGGCTGGGTGCTGACCGACGACGAGGATGCCCAGCAAGGCTTGGCAAAGGGCACGTACGCGGCCGTGGTGACCATTCCGGAGGATTTCTCGAAGCGGGCCACCTCGTTCAGCAAGGACGAGGTCGCCGAGATCGAGCCGGCGGAGATCGCCGTGCAGACCTCCGAGGTCAGCGGCATCACCGACGGCGTGGTCGCTCAGGTGATCACCACCGCGGCGCGGGACACGCTGAACACCGAGCTCACCAAGCAGTATCTGGACAACATCTATCTCGGCTTCAACTCCACCAAGAAGCAGTTCCAGTCGGTCGCCACCGGCGCCCGCAAGCTCGCTGACGGCACCAGCGAGCTGAGCGACGGTCTCGATCAGGTCTCCACCGGATCGGTGAAGCTGGCCGACGGCCTGGAGCAGCTGGACAACGGAACCCAGCAACTGTCGACCGGAATGACCAAGCTCGCCGACGGTACGAAGGCGCTCCCGAAGCAGACGCGGCAGCTGGCCGATGGTGCGCAGGATGCCGCCGATGGCGCCGATCAGTTGGCCGACGGTGTCAAGCAGTTCACGGGTGGACTGACGCAACTCAACGAAGGAACGAAGAAGCAGCCCGGTTTCGGCGAGTTTGTCGACGGGGCCGGGAAGTTCGCCAAGGGCGCGGGGCAGTACGGGACCTTGGGCGCCGGTGTCGGGAAGGGCGTCCAAGCGCTCGACGACGGAATGAAGCAAGCCTCGGACGGTATGGCCCAACTCGCCCAGCTCGGCGCGGCCGGCTACAGCGAGGAGGGGCTGGCTGCGCTGAAGGCCGGGCTCAAGCCGTTCCAGATCACCTGTGCCGCGGAGATGCCGGACGAGCAGTGTTTCGGTTTCCTCGCCGCTGCCGCGGCAGGGGTCGCGGCCGGCACTGGTGCCGCGCATGCCGGCCTGACGACGAAGCAGAAGGCACCGGACGGCAAGTCGTACAGCCTCGTCGATTTGTCCAAGAACCTCGAGTCCGGCGGCTCCCAGCTGGCCGAGAACGGCCCGCTGATCGCGAAGGGCATGAATGGCTTCGCAGGTGGCATCGACAAGCTCGCTGACAACGGACCGAAACTGGCCAAGGGCACGAGCAGTCTCGCCACCGGCCTGGACCAGCTGGCCGACGGCACCGACCAGCTGTCGACCGGGCTCACGCAACTCAGCGGCGGCATCCAGCAGACGGCCGCCGGCACCAAGCAGCTTGCCGTCGGCACTTCTCAATCAGCGACCGGGGGTCGCCAGCTGAGCGACGGTCTGGTCAAGCTGGCCGACGGCGGTAGTCAGCTGGCCGACGGCACCGAGCAACTGGCCTCCGGGCTGGAGAAGGGCGCCAAGCAGATCCCGACGTACGACAAGCAGATGCGTACCGCGCTGTCCAGTGTGGTGGCGGCACCGGTGACCGCCGAACGCCCGAGCTCGCTGTTTGCGGACCTCGCGAACACCACCTTCTTGTCGGTGATCGCGCTCTGGCTGGGTGGGCTGGCCAGCTTTGTCGTGCTGCGGGCTGTTCCGTCGCGAGTCCTCACCTCGATGAAGCCGTCGTGGCGATTGGCGGGCGAGGCTCTGCTGCCCGCGGTCGGGGTGGCGGTGATCCAGGCGATTGCGCTGACGGTTACGTTGCAGATCCTGCTGGCCCTGAGCGCGGGGCAGGTGGCCCAGCTGCTGCCGTTCTTGTTGCTCACCGGTCTGGCCTTCGTGGGGGTGAACCATGCGCTGGTGGCCTGGCTGGGCGGTGCCGGCCGGTTCATCTCAGTCGGTGTCGTGGTGTTGTCGGCGGCCACGGCGATCACTCACGCCATCCCACCGTTCCTCTCCGCGGTGGTGCCGTTCCTGCCCCTTACGCCGGCGATGGAGGGTGCCCGTGCCATCGCGAGCAGCGGCCCGGGGGCGGGCGGTTCGGTCGGCCTGCTCCTCGCTTGGCTGCTGATCGGTGTGGCTGCCGGGGTGCTGGCCGTCACTCGACACCGAGTGGCCAGGGTTCCCGAACTGGTCCCCGCAACGGCCTGACCAACCACAGACCGGTCCCTACCCGTGGCTGAGGTCGACGACGCAGAACCTGTTGCCGTCCGGATCGGCCAGCACGACGAAGTCGGGGTCCTCGGGATAGCTGTCCCACGCCACCCGGGTGGCCCCGAGCGAGATCAGTCGTTCGCACTCGCGCGCCAACTCTGCGGCGTCGCTCACGTGCAGGTCGAGGTGCAGTCGGGGATGCTCCTGGATCGGGGTGGCGCTGGGTTGCAGGGCCAAGGAGGCCCCGATCCCGTCGGCGGGTTGCAGCACCCAGGCCCAACCGCCGAATCCGTCGCGCCGCAGGACGTAACCCAACGCCTGCTGCCAGAAGCGGGCAGCTCGCTGTTGGTCACTGACTCCGAGTACCACGACCCCGATATTGAGCACACCGGCAGTATGCGGTGCGACCTCCGACCCTGGCGACACGCGGTGCCACGGCGCACGGTGGAAGTAGGGAGGTGATGATCATGCGTAAGGCAATGATCGTGAAGGTGTTCCTGGGAAGCCTGATCGGACTGGTGGCAGCCGGCGTCCTCTGTGCGGTCGCGCTGGTGCTGGCGGCCTCGAGCGGTGTGTTCGTTATGAATGGACCCGACGTGGTCGGGGTCAGACCCGACCCCTTCGGCTGGTCCATGCTGGCGTTGGCCGGCTTCGCGGTGCTGGTGATCGTGGCGGCGTCCATGGGGCTCTTCGTCGCCTGGATCGGCGCAATGCTGAACACGGTGAACCTGGCGGACAAGACCTGGTTCGTGGTGCTTCTGGCCGGTGGGCTGCTCAGTGTCGGGTTCCTGGTGACGGCGGCGTACGTGATCGCCGGACCTGACGGGTACCGACCAGCCGTCCCGCCTGTCGATGAGCACTCCGCGTTGCCGGGCCTGACGCCGCCGCCAGGCACTGATACTCCTGCGACGCAGGCAGATCTCGCTCACCGGTAGTGCGGGCAGGCGATGACGATGACGACCACACGGCCGGTCCAGGACAGTAGGGCCGGCCGGTGGGTCGCCCGACATCGCTTCATCGCCTTCGTCGCGCTCGCGTACGCGATCTCCTGGAGTCTGTGGCTCGGGGCCGCGGCGGGTGGTGGGCAGGCGTTCTTTCTGCTCGGCGGGCTCGGTCCGATGGCCGCAGCGGCCATTGTCACGGCCGTCAGCGGCGGCTCCTTGATCGCCTGGATCCGACCTGTCTGGCGCTGGCGGGTGCCGGCGCGCTGGTGGGCGTACGCCCTGGGGCTGCCCGCATTGCTGTACGTGGTGGCCACGCTCGTCTTGCAAGGGCTCGGCTTCCCGGTGGACTGGTCCCTCGGCATCGAGCGGCTGCCGGACTACCTGGGCACCTTAGTCTTCGTCTTGTTCCTGGGTGGGGCCATGGAGGAGCCCGGCTGGCGCGGGTTCGGGCTGGCGGTGCTGCAGGAGAGATACTCGCCGCTGCGCGCGACCATCGTGCTCGGGCTGGTCTGGGGAGTCTGGCATGTGCCGATCTACGGGCCGGCCGGCTTCGTGGTGCCCTGGGTGTTGGCGGTCTTCTACACCCTGTTGTGGAATGCCACCCATAGCGTCGGACTCTGCATCCTGCTGCACGCCAGCTTCACACCTGCTCAGGATCATCTGCTGCTGATGCCGCGACAGGACGCCTACACCGCCGTGCTGGACACACCCGACTGGGTCATCCTCGGTACCTACCTGGCGGCGGCCGGCGTCGTCGTGGCGATGACCCGGGGGCGGTTGGGTGCTGGTCTGCCAAGGTGAAGATTCTCACCGGACAGTGCTGGCCCCAGGCGGTCATTCATCGCCCGGAATCGTGGGTGTCTATCGACCGGTGGCGCTCCCGGTTGGCTCATTGTCTGGAGTCTGGCTGTCAGTCGGAGTCTGGTCGTCGGAGGGCGTCGACTGTGTGGCGGATGCCGAGGGCGCAGGCGACGGCGGAGTCGTGAAGTTGTCGGGATCGATCGTGACCGTCCCGCTCGCCACCAGGAAGACGAACGCCGCGGTTGACACCTGCGGCGCTGGTCGGTGGAAAAGGTCCGGGAGGGCAGGTATTCGGTCTGTGCCGGAGTGAGCTCTTACTCACTGGTGCGCGGCGGTGGCTTCGGTTGAGCTGAAGCAACCACAGCGCACCAGTCGATGAATCTCGCCCATGCTCCGCGAGCGTTCCGTGACCTCAACCTGACGTACGCCTCTCGTTCCGTACGTCCTGATCCGTCACCAGCGCGGCGTACCGTTCTGTCAGGATTGTGGTCGTCACCACGGGTTCATTGGCCGTACGCGACAACGAGGCCCAGACGCAACAACGAGGGAGACCAGATGCCAGCAGACCGGTTCGTCGAGCAGCTCAACGCGCAGATCGCGAACGAGTTCGCCGCCCACCAGCAGTACGTCGCCTGCGCGGTCTACTACGACGCCTTGACCATGCCGCAGATGGCAGGCTTCTTCTATGCGCAGGCGCTGGAGGAACGCGACCACGCGATGATGATGGTGCAGTATCTGGTCGACCAGGACTCGGCCGTCAAGATCCCTGGCGTAGCGGCGCCGCAGACGGACTTTGCCGACATCGTCGAGCCGGTCGCCCTCGCGCTGGAGCAGGAGAAGCGGGTCACCGAGCAGATCAACCAGCTGACCCGGATCGCGCGCGAGGAGTATGACTTCGCCTCCGATCAGTTCATGCAATGGTTCATCAAGGAGCAGGTCGAGGAGGTCGCGACGATGAGCGACCTGCTCACCGTGGTCAAGCGAGCCAACGACGTCGAGGCGATCGAGGACTACGTCCAGCGCGAGACCGCCGGCGAGGGCGCCGACCCGACCGCCCCGGCCGTCGCAGGCGGGGCATAAGCCCACCCGTTGGGTCAGCTGATGGTGGCTGAGTGACTCGCTCGCGGGGAGTCCCGGGATGAGTTGGCACCTCGAGTAGGAGGTTCGGCACGGTCAGCGCGAGGCGAGGGCCGGGATGATCAGGGCCAATTGTTGGCTGAATCGTTCGCCGGGATCGGAGAAGATCCGGTGACCGGAGGCAATCGACAGCGGGTGGTCGGGACCGACGATTGCGTCTCGCGTCTGTAGGTCGTAGCGCTCGGCGCTCGACTGAGTGCGTTCCTGCTCCTCGATCACGAACCCGACCACGTATGCCGTCACGACTTCGAACGCGTCGCTCACCTGCTCGATGCTGTGACCCTGGCCCACCCAGCGGGCCAGCATCGTCTCGCGATGCCGCAGCAGGTCAGGGTCGGTCAACCGGGTGCCGCTGAAGGTGCGGGCGCCGTCACGGTGCCGGAGATACTCCGCGCGCATGGCGGTCGCGTACGCCAGCAGTGCCTCCGCGAGCGAGGTCTCCTCGCTCAGGTTGGCCAGCGTGTGTTGGATCCGGCTCGCCACCTCGGTGCCCATCTCGTCCAAGAGCTCCTGCTTGGAAGCCAGGTGCCAGTAGAGGGCGGGTGCCTTCACGCCAAGTTTCGCTGCGAGCGCGCGGACGGTCAGGCCGTCGATGCCGACGTCGTCGAGCACGCCAAACGCGGCATCCACGATCACGACGCGAGTCAGGCGAGGCGGCATCTTGACACTTTAACAGTGTTAAGGGATGCTGGAATTGAACTTAGTTAAGGAGAGCGAGATGCAAGCAGCAGTGGTGTACGAGGCAGGGGCGGTGCCGGTCTACGCCGAGTTTCCCGAGCCTGAGCCGGCCGATGGAAAGGCGCTGGTCGAGCTGGTGGGTGCAGGTGTGCACCAGGTAGTGCGATCCCGGGTGGCCGGCCGGCACTACAGCGTGGCGGGAGCGTGGCCGGCGGTGCCAGGCGTCGACGCGGTGGCCCGGACGCCGGACGGGCGGTTGGTTTACACGGGATTTGTCACACCGCCCTGGGGAACGATGGCCGAGCGCATGGCCGTTCCCGCTCAGTTCGGCATCGAGCTGCCAGCCGGGGCCGATCCGTTGGCCGTTGCCGCCGGCATGAATCCGGGTTCGGCGTCGTGGCTGCCGCTGAGCAAGCGGCATGACCAGCTGGGTGAGCGTGGGCTCGCGACGGTCCTCGTGCTCGGCGCGACTGGGATGTCCGGCAGCATCGCCGCCGACAATGCGTACGCGCTCGGTGCCACGACGGTCGTCGCAGTCGGTCGCAACACGACCAAGCTCGAAGGCCTCGCGGCCCGAGTGGGCGCCGACCGAGGGCTGCGTACGGTCGGACTCACCGGCGACCCGGGGACCGATACGGCCGGCATCGTCGCGGCGCTGGACGGCCAGCCGCCAAGCATCGTGATCGACTTCTGCTGGGGTCCTGTTGCCGAGAGCACCTTTCGGGCCTTGGGCGATCCAAACCTGGATGTCGATGACTACGACGTCAGCTATGTGCAGATCGGCACCACTGCCGGACCCGACGCCACGGTGCCCGGCGCCCTGCTCCGCAGCCGCAACCTCACGCTCAGCGGCAGCGGGCTCGGTGGCACTCCGGTGGCCGAGATCCTGGCGAGACTGCCCGGATTCCTGGCGCAGATTGCGGCCGGCACCGTGCACATCCCCTACACGACCTATCCGTTGTCCCGGATCGCCGAGGCGTGGTCGGCCCAGGACGGAACTCGGGCGGTCGTGGTGCCTAGCTGAGTCATCCATCCGAAGTTCTGGCGCGTTACCCACACCTGATGTGGTTTTCGCGCCAAAAGATGGGTGGGACTAGCATCGCGAGCAGGGGTGCTGCCCGGCGCGCGCCTGCCCATCCCTGTTTACGTCGTCGACTGCGGAGGCTCAGAGATGTACTTCATCGTCGTCAAGTTCCCGGTCAAGCCGGAGTTCGTCGATACCTGGATGGAACGGGTCACGCCGTTCACGGAAGCCACCCGAGCCGAGCCGGGCAACCTGTGGTTCGAGTGGTCGCGCAGCGTCGAGGAGCCTCACGAGTTCGTGCTCGTCGAGGCATTCACCGATGACGGTGCCGGGCCACACGTGAACAGTGAGCACTTCAAGACCTTCATCGCCGAGACCCCGGACGCACTCAGCCGTACGCCCAAGATCGTCAGCCGACAAGTAGATGGCGACGACTGGGACGTCATGGGTGAGATGCAGGTCGACTGATCCCAATACGGTTGGCCCGACAGCGCACCTGACTGAAGACGCGGACAGAGATGGAATGGACCTTCGAGGGATCGGTCGTCTATTGGCGCGGGCCGGCACCGTTCTACTTCATTCCGCTGCCGGAGTACATCCTCGATGATCTGGCTCCGGTGGCGAACGAGTTGACGTACGGCTGGGGCTGCATCCCGGCGACCGTGAGGATCGGAGATACCACCTTCACGACCTCGATGATCCCCAAGGACGGCGGCTTCCTCGTCCCGGTGAAAGTCGCGGTGCGCCGTGCCGAGGGCATCGACGAGGGCGACGTGGTCGAGACCAGGCTGGTGGTCGGCGGCTGAATGCCAGATGCGCCGTGCCTCCTGGTGCGCGGTCAGGCGTGGTGATCGAGGTGAGCGAGCAGTCCTGGGATGGCGCCTTCGATGGAGGCGAGGGTGCGCTCAAAGCCTGATCCCGGCCCGTACCAGGGGTCGTCGATCCCGGATCCCGGCGCCGCATCGGGATCGAAGTCGGTCAGCAGACGCAGGTTGTCGGCGCCGGGTGCGATGGCCAGCATCTTGCGTAGATGGATGTCCTCCATGGCCAACACGAGCTCGGCGTCCTCGATCTCAGACCGAGTGACCTGATGCGCGGCGTGACCACCGGTCCGATAGCCATGCCGGCGTAAGACAGCGACCGCGCGATCATCGATCGGCGCGCCTATCTCCTCGCGGCTGGTTGCGGCGCTGGTAAAGACGAGGTCTTCCATCTCGCGATCGGCGGCGAGCTTCTCCGCGACCCGCTCGGCCATCGGGGAGCGGCAGATGTTGCCCCAGCAGACGAACACGATGCTCCGCAGGTCGGTCGCGGACCCACTCGCACGGCCGCCGGACTTCCTGGCGTCAGTCCCGCGCATGCTTGTCCGTGCCCAGCAGCCCGTTCGCGATGAAGCTCACGATCGACACCACGATCGCGCCACCGACCGCCGTCCAGAAGCCGTCAACGTGCCAGCCCAGCCCGACCACACTGGCGATCCACGAGGTGAGCATCAGCATCCAGGCGTTGATCACGATGAGGAAGAGCCCGAGGGTGATCAGGACCACCGGGATGGTGACGATCTGGAAGATCGGCTTCAGCACGGCGTTGAACGCACCGAAGATCACCGCCACCAGCAGCATGGTGAGGACCTTCTGCGTGGTGTCGGTGCCGGTCAGGCTGATGCCGCTGAAGATCCAGGTCGCGACCCAGAGGGCGGCGGCGTTGGCCAGCGTACGAAGGATGAAACCCATACGAAGATCCTTCCACCGAGCCAGGCGGGGACCGGTCAGGGTTGTGCCTGACCGGTCCCGGGATCGTCTGGATTGCCACCGTGTGGAGGCGACCGCCTGGCTGCCGACGATGACTCAGGCGATGTTGTTGCGTTCGGCCTCGATGGTGGTGTCGTCACCGTGACCGGTCTTGACGATGGTGTCGCCGGGTAGCCCCATCAGTCGGGCGTTGATCGACTTCACGATCAGGTCGCGGTCACTGAAGGAACGCCCGGTGGCGCCCGGCCCGCCATTGAACAGCGTGTCGCCGGTGAACACCACGCCGAGGTCGGGGGCATAGAAGCAGACCGCTCCCGGGGCGTGCCCGGGAGTGTGGATGACCTCGAGGGTGATGTCGGCGATCGGGATCTGCTGTCCGTCCGCCAACTGACCGTCTGGCTGGCTGTCGGGATGGGTCAGCTCCCAGACCGGCAGATCAGCCGGATGCAGCAGCACCGGTGCCTCGACCGCTCGACCAAGGTCGGGGGCGTAGCGGATGTGGTCGTCGTGGGCATGGCTGCACAGCACCGCCACCACTCGCCGGTCGCCGATGACCTGCAGGATCGCCTCGACGTCGTGTGGGGCGTCGATGACGACGCACTCCTCGTCGTCGCCGATCACCCAGACGTTGTTGTCGACGTCGAAGGTCTGCCC from Microlunatus phosphovorus NM-1 includes:
- a CDS encoding TetR/AcrR family transcriptional regulator C-terminal domain-containing protein, which encodes MPPRLTRVVIVDAAFGVLDDVGIDGLTVRALAAKLGVKAPALYWHLASKQELLDEMGTEVASRIQHTLANLSEETSLAEALLAYATAMRAEYLRHRDGARTFSGTRLTDPDLLRHRETMLARWVGQGHSIEQVSDAFEVVTAYVVGFVIEEQERTQSSAERYDLQTRDAIVGPDHPLSIASGHRIFSDPGERFSQQLALIIPALASR
- a CDS encoding quinone oxidoreductase family protein, with translation MQAAVVYEAGAVPVYAEFPEPEPADGKALVELVGAGVHQVVRSRVAGRHYSVAGAWPAVPGVDAVARTPDGRLVYTGFVTPPWGTMAERMAVPAQFGIELPAGADPLAVAAGMNPGSASWLPLSKRHDQLGERGLATVLVLGATGMSGSIAADNAYALGATTVVAVGRNTTKLEGLAARVGADRGLRTVGLTGDPGTDTAGIVAALDGQPPSIVIDFCWGPVAESTFRALGDPNLDVDDYDVSYVQIGTTAGPDATVPGALLRSRNLTLSGSGLGGTPVAEILARLPGFLAQIAAGTVHIPYTTYPLSRIAEAWSAQDGTRAVVVPS
- a CDS encoding putative quinol monooxygenase; this encodes MYFIVVKFPVKPEFVDTWMERVTPFTEATRAEPGNLWFEWSRSVEEPHEFVLVEAFTDDGAGPHVNSEHFKTFIAETPDALSRTPKIVSRQVDGDDWDVMGEMQVD
- a CDS encoding DUF1905 domain-containing protein produces the protein MEWTFEGSVVYWRGPAPFYFIPLPEYILDDLAPVANELTYGWGCIPATVRIGDTTFTTSMIPKDGGFLVPVKVAVRRAEGIDEGDVVETRLVVGG
- a CDS encoding low molecular weight protein-tyrosine-phosphatase; the encoded protein is MRGTDARKSGGRASGSATDLRSIVFVCWGNICRSPMAERVAEKLAADREMEDLVFTSAATSREEIGAPIDDRAVAVLRRHGYRTGGHAAHQVTRSEIEDAELVLAMEDIHLRKMLAIAPGADNLRLLTDFDPDAAPGSGIDDPWYGPGSGFERTLASIEGAIPGLLAHLDHHA
- a CDS encoding phage holin family protein, whose protein sequence is MGFILRTLANAAALWVATWIFSGISLTGTDTTQKVLTMLLVAVIFGAFNAVLKPIFQIVTIPVVLITLGLFLIVINAWMLMLTSWIASVVGLGWHVDGFWTAVGGAIVVSIVSFIANGLLGTDKHARD
- a CDS encoding MBL fold metallo-hydrolase, with translation MADNGVQARIDHAVTSGTFSLDGQTFDVDNNVWVIGDDEECVVIDAPHDVEAILQVIGDRRVVAVLCSHAHDDHIRYAPDLGRAVEAPVLLHPADLPVWELTHPDSQPDGQLADGQQIPIADITLEVIHTPGHAPGAVCFYAPDLGVVFTGDTLFNGGPGATGRSFSDRDLIVKSINARLMGLPGDTIVKTGHGDDTTIEAERNNIA